Proteins from a single region of Penaeus monodon isolate SGIC_2016 chromosome 29, NSTDA_Pmon_1, whole genome shotgun sequence:
- the LOC119592211 gene encoding cuticle protein CP1499-like, with protein sequence MNPLVLLAVLGVCSAVPFTGYTPEVQAERARFFQSFQAAQAAAAPQQALYHHAAAAPQHSFHHAALVQPKWTGPVAATVPAGVDGTITPVGDTAEVAAARNAFNSAYQAQLRATVGAVPAVHSPLYHHAAAAPQHSFHHAALVQPKWTGPVAATVPAGVDGTITPVGDTAEVAAARNAFNSAYQAQLRATVGAVPAVHSHAPAXXXXXXXXXXXXXXXXGFHHAAPVQPKWTGPVAATVPAGLPGSAPQVADTPEVTAAKQQFFSTYNRQAAAAAPPSRHYY encoded by the exons ATGAATCCTCTG GTTTTGTTGGCAGTGCTGGGAGTGTGCTCGGCTGTTCCCTTCACGGGATACACCCCCGAAGTGCAGGCTGAGAGAGCTCGCTTCTTCCAAAGCTTCCAAGCTGCTCAGGCTGCCGCCGCTCCTCAGCAGGCCCTGTACCACCATGCTGCTGCCGCCCCTCAGCACAGCTTCCACCACGCCGCCCTAGTCCAGCCCAAGTGGACCGGACCCGTAGCTGCCACCGTCCCCGCCGGCGTGGACGGCACCATCACCCCCGTGGGCGACACCGCAGAGGTGGCTGCCGCCCGCAACGCCTTCAACAGCGCCTACCAGGCCCAGCTGAGGGCCACAGTCGGTGCCGTTCCTGCCGTGCACTCTC CCCTGTACCACCATGCTGCTGCCGCCCCTCAGCACAGCTTCCACCACGCCGCCCTAGTCCAGCCCAAGTGGACCGGACCCGTAGCTGCCACCGTCCCCGCCGGCGTGGACGGCACCATCACCCCCGTGGGCGACACCGCAGAGGTGGCTGCCGCCCGCAACGCCTTCAACAGCGCCTACCAGGCCCAGCTGAGGGCCACAGTCGGTGCCGTTCCTGCCGTGCACTCTCACGCCCCCGCNNNNNNNNNNNNNNNNNNNNNNNNNNNNNNNNNNNNNNNNNNNNNNNNNGGTTTCCACCACGCCGCCCCAGTCCAGCCCAAGTGGACCGGCCCCGTGGCAGCCACCGTGCCCGCCGGACTCCCAGGCTCCGCCCCTCAGGTTGCTGACACTCCCGAAGTGACAGCCGCCAAGCAGCAGTTCTTCAGCACGTACAACAGGCAGGCGGCAGCTGCGGCGCCCCCATCGAGGCATTACTACTAG
- the LOC119592212 gene encoding cuticle protein CP1499-like — protein MRTLVVLAVVGVCSAAPFIQDAPDVQAEKARFFQAFNAAQAAATRHQALHRPSPAVQPKWYGPVAATVPAGVDGTITPVGDTQEVAAARAAFNNAYQAQLRATVGAAPAVHSYAPTYHHAHAAPQYQPKWTGPVAATVPAGLPGSAPQVADTPEVAAAKQQFFSTYNRQAAAAAAPSHRYF, from the exons ATGAGAACTCTG GTTGTATTGGCAGTGGTGGGAGTGTGCTCGGCGGCCCCCTTCATCCAGGATGCCCCCGACGTGCAGGCTGAGAAAGCGCGGTTCTTCCAAGCCTTCAACGCTGCTCAGGCTGCTGCCACTCGCCACCAGGCCCTCCACCGCCCCTCGCCCGCCGTCCAGCCCAAGTGGTATGGACCCGTGGCTGCCACCGTCCCCGCCGGCGTCGACGGCACCATCACCCCCGTGGGAGACACCCAAGAAGTGGCTGCCGCCCGCGCTGCCTTTAACAACGCCTACCAGGCACAGCTGAGGGCTACAGTTGGTGCTGCACCTGCTGTTCACTCTTACGCCCCTACCTACCACCACGCTCACGCCGCCCCTCAGTACCAGCCCAAGTGGACCGGCCCCGTGGCAGCCACCGTGCCCGCCGGACTCCCAGGCTCCGCCCCTCAGGTTGCTGACACTCCCGAAGTGGCAGCCGCCAAGCAGCAGTTCTTCAGCACGTACAACAGGCAGGCGGCAGCTGCAGCAGCCCCATCTCATCGCTACTTCTAA
- the LOC119592210 gene encoding cuticle protein CP1499-like, with protein MNPLVLLAVLGVCSAVPFTGYTPEVQAERARFFQSFQAAQAAAAPQQALYHHAAAAPQHSFHHAALVQPKWTGPVAATVPAGVDGTITPVGDTAEVAAARNAFNSAYQAQLRATVGAVPAVHSHAPAXXXXXXXXXXXXXXXXXXXXAAPVQPKWTGPVAATVPAGLPGSAPQVADTPEVAAAKQQFFSTYNRQAAAAAPPSRHYY; from the exons ATGAATCCTCTG GTTTTGTTGGCAGTGCTGGGAGTGTGCTCGGCTGTTCCCTTCACGGGATACACCCCCGAAGTGCAGGCTGAGAGAGCTCGCTTCTTCCAAAGCTTCCAAGCTGCTCAGGCTGCCGCCGCTCCTCAGCAGGCCCTGTACCACCATGCTGCTGCTGCCCCTCAGCACAGCTTCCACCACGCCGCCCTAGTCCAGCCCAAGTGGACCGGACCCGTAGCTGCCACCGTCCCCGCCGGCGTGGACGGCACCATCACCCCCGTGGGCGACACCGCAGAGGTGGCTGCCGCCCGCAACGCCTTCAACAGCGCCTACCAGGCCCAGCTGAGGGCCACAGTCGGTGCCGTTCCTGCCGTGCACTCTCACGCCCCCGCNNNNNNNNNNNNNNNNNNNNNNNNNNNNNNNNNNNNNNNNNNNNNNNNNNNNNNNNNNNNNGCCGCCCCAGTCCAGCCCAAGTGGACCGGCCCCGTGGCAGCCACCGTGCCCGCCGGACTCCCAGGCTCCGCCCCTCAGGTTGCTGACACTCCCGAAGTGGCAGCCGCCAAGCAGCAGTTCTTCAGCACGTACAACAGGCAGGCGGCAGCTGCGGCGCCCCCATCGAGGCATTACTACTAG